A region of Culicoides brevitarsis isolate CSIRO-B50_1 chromosome 1, AGI_CSIRO_Cbre_v1, whole genome shotgun sequence DNA encodes the following proteins:
- the LOC134835381 gene encoding juvenile hormone esterase-like, whose translation MIYIHGGAFHGGSGNEDKQNPEFLLGEDVIVVQINYRLSFLGFFSTADRSAPGNYGLKDSLEALRWVQSNIEAFGGDKDKVTVFGESAGGMIINYLKLSPLSKGLFHRAITESGSIMGSALSFQSYPRTYAFQIAKEMNITFENSEDLVRQLMEIEDARIFVKYSPEWIRDFQIPMGKTGLVFAPSVEPEDSDEPRVLPDTPLNLYLKGDFLDIPHIIMLMSEEHLMSARQLEEFPELFEHIEQNQEVLLPLTWNIRPNTLEADEYLRTINALYFNNEPIKNIYDYLHFASDSLWNFGSYKAARLQVTRQKSPVYFAVFSFSGDLSYFKISGGLKDFIGAGHADDLPYIFTTEYFPKVTEDNPSYKVRARTVKIWTNFAKYGDPTPVLDELVNVKWEPMRDGFFSFMNMSTEMHLERDPFGDRMKVWYEMDRRFN comes from the coding sequence ATGATTTACATTCACGGAGGTGCTTTTCACGGAGGATCGGGCAACGAAGATAAGCAAAATCCTGAATTCTTGCTTGGCGAAGACGTCATTGTTGTACAAATCAATTATCGTTTGAGCTTTTTGGGATTCTTCTCAACAGCAGATCGAAGTGCTCCGGGAAATTATGGATTAAAAGACTCTTTGGAAGCACTGAGATGGGTTCAAAGTAACATTGAAGCTTTTGGCGGCGATAAAGACAAAGTTACGGTCTTCGGGGAATCAGCAGGAggaatgataataaattaccTTAAATTATCTCCTTTGTCAAAAGGACTTTTTCATCGAGCTATAACCGAATCTGGTTCAATTATGGGATCAGCACTTAGTTTTCAATCGTATCCAAGAACTTACGCTTTTCAAATTGCAAAGGAAATGAACATTACATTCGAAAATTCTGAAGATTTAGTTCGACAATTGATGGAAATCGAAGATGCTCGTATCTTTGTGAAATATTCTCCTGAATGGATTCGAGATTTTCAAATTCCAATGGGAAAGACAGGATTAGTTTTTGCTCCATCTGTCGAACCAGAAGATTCTGACGAACCACGTGTGCTTCCCGATACTCCATTGAACTTGTATTTGAAAGGAGATTTCTTGGATATTCCGCATATCATCATGTTGATGAGTGAAGAGCATTTAATGAGCGCCCGTCAACTTGAGGAATTCCCTGAATTATTTGAACACATCGAACAAAATCAAGAAGTATTGTTACCTTTAACGTGGAATATTCGTCCCAATACACTTGAAGCTGACGAGTATCTAAGAACGATTAACGCTTTATACTTCAATAACGAACCAATCAAAAACATTTACGATTATCTTCACTTCGCTTCTGATAGTTTATGGAATTTTGGATCTTACAAAGCAGCACGACTACAAGTTACGCGTCAAAAATCGCCTGTATATTTTGCTGTATTTTCATTCTCAGGTGACTTgagttatttcaaaatttcgggAGGATTGAAAGATTTTATTGGAGCAGGACATGCTGATGATTTGCCATACATATTTACGACCGAATACTTCCCAAAGGTAACTGAAGATAATCCATCGTACAAAGTTCGAGCACGAACGGTTAAAATTTGGactaattttgcaaaatatggAGATCCAACACCCGTTTTGGATGAATTAGTAAATGTCAAATGGGAGCCTATGCGAGATGGATTCTTCTCGTTCATGAATATGTCAACTGAAATGCATCTTGAAAGAGATCCCTTTGGAGATCGCATGAAAGTGTGGTATGAAATGGATcgaagatttaattaa
- the LOC134837867 gene encoding juvenile hormone esterase-like produces the protein MDQVIKQILLTFLLINLLQWSIGAPFSDEPIVELNHGGLVQGSVRHSNLSFITYYSFKGIPYAEPPVGDLRLRGTLPHKGWNGIRDASKHGEVCLQLARDGSNAVLGSEDCLTLAVYTPKVVNEPKYAVMVYINGGGFLYGNGNEEDLNPDLLVAEEIVVVKINYRVGFLGFLSTNDKNIPGNYGLKDVLEALRWIQANIKRFGGDPSRVTLFGNSSGGMMVHILTLSSLSKGLIHRAIPQSGIAFAYSGIQRNARNRTFQMMNLMNITFDTTEDLIVKLRKIEDPSIFVLPTPDTMDPMDFPKMKGEVFYAPVIEPKDSKEPQVLTDEPENIIRNGKALDIPQIISITSEEVLSSALEYEYFPGLSDLFEQHPENFFPLGWKMQPNSTEATEFMERIRNLYFDGKQIEDVYDYIHFASDLCFNYPAYKTARIHVESQSNPIYFSVFGFYGDLSSYKKKNNLDKYEGVCHADELPYLFPSPKFPEVTPDNLAFKVRARTVRLWANFAKTGNPTPKFDELVKVAWPRMMKNYYYFAEHNEDMYIKMNPFGQRLVEWWDMDHKFNYI, from the exons ATGGATCAAgtcattaaacaaattttattaacttttttgctCATTAATTTGCTTCAATGGTCAATTGGAGCTCCATTTTCCGATGAGCCCATTGTTGAATTGAATCATGGAGGACTTGTTCAAGGAAGTGTTCGTCATTCGAATCTTTCTTTCATTACATATTACTCCTTCAAag GTATTCCGTATGCTGAACCTCCTGTTGGAGATTTGAGACTTCGAGGAACTCTTCCGCACAAAGGTTGGAATGGAATTCGTGATGCTTCGAAACACGGAGAAGTTTGTTTGCAACTCGCTCGTGATGGATCGAATGCAGTTTTAGGATCTGAAGATTGCTTAACACTTGCGGTTTATACTCCAAAAGTCGTTAATGAGCCAAAGTATGCAGTTATGGTCTACATTAATGGCGGAGGCTTTTTGTACGGAAACGGAAATGAAGAAGATTTGAATCCAGATTTGTTAGTAGCAGAAGAAATagttgttgtaaaaataaattatcgtgTTGGTTTCCTCGGATTTTTGTCGacaaatgacaaaaacatACCCGGAAACTATGGCTTGAAAGATGTTTTGGAAGCTTTGAGATGGATTCAAGCAAATATAAAACGATTTGGCGGAGATCCATCGAGAGTTACGCTCTTTGGAAACTCCAGCGGCGGAATGATGGTACATATATTAACTTTGTCTTCCTTATCCAAAGGACTTATTCACAGAGCAATTCCGCAATCAGGAATTGCTTTTGCTTATTCAGGCATTCAACGTAATGCACGAAATCGTACTTTCCAAATgatgaatttaatgaatattactTTTGATACAACGGAAGATCTTATTGttaaattgcgaaaaattgaagatcCAAGTATTTTTGTGTTACCAACTCCTGACACAATGGATCCTATGGATTTTCCGAAGATGAAAGGTGAAGTATTTTATGCGCCAGTTATTGAGCCAAAAGATTCTAAAGAACCTCAAGTGTTAACTGATGAACCGGAAAATATAATAAGAAATGGAAAAGCTTTGGATATTcctcaaataatttcaatcacGAGCGAGGAAGTGTTATCTTCAGCTCTCGAGTATGAATATTTTCCCGGATTATCTGATCTTTTTGAACAACATCCGGAAAACTTCTTTCCTCTTGGATGGAAAATGCAACCAAACTCAACTGAAGCTACAGAATTCATGGAGAGAATACGAAATTTGTACTTTGACGGAAAGCAAATTGAAGATGTTTATGACTACATTCATTTCGCTTCTGATTTATGTTTTAACTATCCCGCATACAAAACAGCTCGTATTCATGTTGAAAGTCAAAGTAATCCAATTTACTTCTCAGTCTTTGGATTTTATGGCGATTTGAGTTCatacaagaagaaaaataatttggataAATATGAAGGAGTTTGTCACGCGGATGAGTTACCTTATCTCTTTCCAAGCCCGAAATTTCCAGAAGTTACGCCCGATAATCTTGCGTTCAAGGTTAGAGCTCGTACAGTTCGTCTTTGGgctaattttgcaaaaacagGAAATCCAACGCCCAAATTCGATGAATTGGTAAAAGTTGCTTGGCCaagaatgatgaaaaattattactattttgcGGAACACAATGAAGATATGTACATTAAAATGAATCCATTTGGGCAAAGATTAGTTGAATGGTGGGATATGGATCACAAATTCAACTACATTTAG
- the LOC134837045 gene encoding juvenile hormone esterase-like, whose protein sequence is MSLRHLQKFKNVIFSGKVRHASHLSVTLKHNGKVEGEKLRGEILANEYLSWKGIPYGKPPVEELRFKAPVPHSGWIGSQKATKHGNVCIQKLPSNPSKVVGDEDCLFLNVYTPTKREGPLPVMVWVHGGAFSFGSGDADYFSPELLVNEDVIVVTFNYRLGVLGFLGTEDKHSQGNYGLKDIAMACEWVKDNIGAFGGDSEKITLFGESGGAMMIHSLLLSPMNRGLFQKAILQSGTSALSSCFLQPKPLERASELARYLNIKYKTTEQLVHELKRTDAVILAQNVPSWINREIPNGKLPLAFSPCIEPEDSLEPRILPESPTNLLRKNVHPDIPMIVGVNSAEGLYAVSEWQNNACLFGILNDEPEHLLPNNWNVDPNSAVAKEILNDIYRVYFNNEPIRNVTDYVKYVSDSQWNYGPYSSVCHHLEHQKSPIYFYVFSFSGDLSINKIKKKLKDYEGVIHGDDVPYLFPMARFAPKMTQDNPAFVTRARMVKMWANFAKHENPTPSTDSLLNVNWSKVEKNSFNYLDIGEKLEVKVDPFEGRLKIWQKMDEKFQKS, encoded by the coding sequence ATGTCTCTCAGGCATttacaaaagttcaaaaatgtgatatttaGTGGCAAAGTGAGACACGCAAGTCATTTGAGTGTTACATTAAAGCACAATGGCAAAGTTGAAGGTGAAAAATTACGCGGAGAAATACTTGCCAATGAATATTTATCGTGGAAAGGCATTCCGTATGGCAAACCTCCCGTCGAAGAATTACGTTTCAAAGCTCCCGTGCCTCATAGCGGATGGATTGGAAGTCAAAAGGCAACAAAACACGGGAATGTTTGCATCCAAAAGTTACCGAGTAATCCCTCAAAAGTTGTCGGCGATGAAGATTGTCTCTTTTTAAACGTTTATACGCCGACAAAACGTGAAGGTCCATTGCCTGTGATGGTTTGGGTACATGGCGGTGCATTTAGTTTCGGATCTGGCGATGCGGATTACTTTAGTCCTGAATTGCTCGTGAACGAAGATGTCATAGTTGTAACTTTTAACTATCGTCTCGGCGTTTTAGGTTTTCTTGGAACAGAGGATAAACATTCGCAAGGCAATTATGGATTAAAAGACATTGCAATGGCTTGTGAATGGGTTAAAGATAACATTGGAGCTTTTGGAGGagattctgaaaaaattacactttttgGAGAATCAGGCGGTGCAATGATGATCCATTCGTTGCTTTTGTCTCCAATGAATCGCGGGCTCTTTCAAAAGGCAATTTTACAATCAGGAACATCAGCTTTGAGTTCGTGTTTCTTGCAGCCAAAACCTTTAGAAAGAGCTTCTGAACTCGCGAGATACTTGAATATCAAATATAAGACAACGGAGCAACTTGTTCATGAGCTTAAACGAACTGACGCCGTAATTTTAGCACAAAATGTACCTTCATGGATCAATCGTGAAATCCCCAATGGAAAACTCCCGCTTGCATTTTCTCCTTGCATTGAACCTGAAGATTCTCTCGAACCTCGTATCTTACCTGAGTCTCCTACAaaccttttacgcaaaaacgTTCATCCAGATATCCCGATGATTGTTGGCGTGAACAGCGCTGAAGGCTTGTACGCTGTCTCTGAATGGCAAAATAACGCATGTCTCTTCGGGATTTTGAATGATGAGCCCGAACATTTACTCCCGAACAATTGGAATGTCGATCCAAACTCCGCAGTTGCCAAAGAAATCCTCAACGACATCTATCGTGTATATTTCAACAACGAACCAATTCGAAATGTCACGGATTACGTCAAATACGTTTCCGATTCCCAATGGAATTACGGGCCTTATAGCAGCGTTTGTCACCATCTCGAACATCAAAAGTCTCCAATTTACTTTTATGTCTTTTCTTTCTCAGGCGACTTGAGTATCAATAAGATCAAGAAGAAGCTCAAGGACTATGAGGGCGTTATTCATGGAGATGACGTCCCTTATCTCTTCCCGATGGCAAGATTTGCGCCAAAAATGACGCAAGATAATCCAGCATTTGTTACGAGAGCTCGAATGGTTAAAATGTGGGCAAATTTCGCAAAACATGAGAATCCAACGCCATCTACCGACAGTCTTTTGAACGTTAATTggtcaaaagtcgaaaaaaattccttcaattACTTGGATATTGGAGAAAAATTGGAAGTCAAGGTCGATCCATTTGAAggtcgattaaaaatttggcaaaaaatggatgaaaaattccaaaaatcctga
- the LOC134835392 gene encoding venom acid phosphatase Acph-1: protein MNSYFSKEKRGVTMTVLILGTALCAFMFAYLVFGDTNDEEAMRTIRMVGVVFRHGARNPTESYPNDPYLNYNWPGGLGALNKKGIKQMYNLGKNLNVRYYRLFEENGLYSQENMKVQSSSAERAIMSAQSFLAGFMPPLETNNPLPIPWQPAAVSVLPRDQDTLIAMKKPCPKYDETLKQLYLNPPSDIVEMNQKNENLYRMLSRNTGLNISRVLDVELLYNTLDVEKESGLELPDWTEQIFPDRMYPATLRSYTLFTETPYMKKIKGGALFTDILDKMIKKRNGLLSPNRSIFIYSGHDVTLVNIMHAMGILEETSRKPDYAATLVIELHHSYLYRDDMEVRIVYYYNSEDKFPKEIQIPGCDHPCSLTNFGKAMSNIVLREDYDEACKIVE from the exons ATGAAcagttatttttcaaaagaaaagcgCGGAGTGACAATGACTGTACTGATTCTCGGTa cgGCGTTGTGTGCTTTTATGTTCGCTTATCTCGTGTTCGGAGACACAAATGACGAGGAAGCGATGCGAACGATTCGTATGGTTGGCGTTGTTTTTCGTCACGGAGCTCGAAATCCAACGGAAAGTTACCCGAATGATCCGTATTTGAATTATAATTGGCCCGGAGGTTTGGGTGCCTTGAACAAAAAGGGCATTAAGCAAATGTATAATCTCGGCAAAAACTTAAATGTTCGTTATTATCGACTTTTTGAGGAAAATGGCTTATATTCGCAGGAAAACATGAAAGTTCAAAGTAGTTCAGCTGAACGTGCCATAATGAGTGCCCAAAGTTTCCTCGCTGGATTTATGCCGCCTTTGGAGACAAATAACCCCTTGCCAATTCCATGGCAACCAGCAGCTGTTAGTGTTTTACCTCGCGATCAAGATACGTTGATTGCCATGAAAAAACCTTGCCCGAAATACGATGAGACTTTGAAGCAGTTGTATTTGAATCCGCCTTCAGATATTGTCgaaatgaatcaaaaaaatgaaaatttgtatcgAATGTTGTCACGAAATACGGGACTTAATATCAGTAGAGTACTTGATGTTGAATTGCTTTATAACACGTTAGACGTTGAGAAGGAATCTGGATTAGAATTGCCCGATTGGACTGAACAAATTTTCCCCGATCGCATGTATCCGGCAACTTTACGAAGCTATACGCTCTTCACTGAAACAccgtacatgaaaaaaatcaaaggagGCGCCTTGTTTACGGACATTCttgacaaaatgattaaaaaacgtAATGGACTACTCTCGCCTAATCGCTCGATATTTATCTACTCGGGACATGATGTTACATTGGTAAACATCATGCATGCCATGGGCATACTCGAAGAGACATCACGTAAACCCGATTATGCGGCGACACTTGTGATTGAATTGCATCATAGTTACTTGTATCGTGACGATATGGAAGTACGTATCGTTTACTACTACAATAGTGAGGATAAATTCCCCAAAGAGATACAAATACCGGGCTGTGATCATCCGTGTTCGTTAACGAACTTTGGCAAAGCGATGAGTAATATTGTGTTGCGCGAAGATTACGACGAGGCATGTAAAATTGTCGaataa